From Thunnus albacares chromosome 22, fThuAlb1.1, whole genome shotgun sequence, the proteins below share one genomic window:
- the rpl34 gene encoding 60S ribosomal protein L34 has protein sequence MVQRLTYRRRLSYNTASNKTRLSRTPGNRIVYLYTKKTGKAPKSACGICPGRLRGIRAVRPQVLMRLSKTKKHVSRAYGGSMCAKCVRDRIKRAFLIEEQKIVVKVLKAQAQSQKSK, from the exons ATGGTGCAGCGCCTGACTTACCGTCGTAGGTTGTCCTACAACACCGCCTCCAACAAGACTAGACT GTCCCGGACGCCTGGCAACCGTATTGTGTACCTGTACACCAAGAAGACTGGCAAAGCTCCCAAGTCAGCATGTGGCATCTGCCCAGGAAGACTGCGTGGT ATTCGGGCTGTTAGACCTCAGGTTCTGATGAGGCTCTCCAAGACCAAGAAGCACGTCAGCAGGGCCTACGGAGGCTCCATGTGCGCCAAGTGTGTGCGTGACAG GATCAAGCGTGCTTTCCTCATTGAGGAGCAGAAGATCGTCGTCAAGGTGCTGAAGGCCCAGGCACAGAGCCAAAAGTCTAagtaa
- the ostc gene encoding oligosaccharyltransferase complex subunit ostc: METLYSIPFAVLECPNIKLKKPSWLHMPSAMTVYAVVIVSYFLITGGIIYDVIVEPPSVGSMTDEHGHQRPVAFLAYRVNGQYIMEGLASSFLFTMGGLGFIILDRSNAPNIPKLNRFLLLFIGFVSVLLSFFMARVFMRMKLPGYLMG; the protein is encoded by the exons ATGGAGACTTTATACAGTATACCGTTTGCTGTGCTTGAATGTCCAAATATAAAACTGAAGAAACCGTCGTGGCTGCATATGCCGTCGGCTATGACTGTGTATGCGGTCGTTATTGTGTCCTACTTTCTCATCACCGGAG GAATCATCTACGACGTCATAGTTGAACCACCAAGTGTGGGTTCAATGACTGATGAGCATGGACACCAGCGGCCAGTTGCCTTTTTGGCATACAG AGTAAATGGCCAGTACATCATGGAAGGACTGGCTTCCAGTTTCCTCTTCACAATGGGAGGCCTGGGCTTCATAATCCTGGACCGCTCCAATGCACCAAACATTCCCAAACTCAACCGCTTCCTGTTGCTCTTCATCGGTTTTGTCAGCGTACTCCTCAGCTTCTTCATGGCAAGAGTGTTCATGCGCATGAAGCTGCC gggaTACCTCATGGGCTAA